A stretch of the Streptococcus suis genome encodes the following:
- a CDS encoding methyltransferase domain-containing protein — translation MTKQENYYAEVFEKPWGRMFYDLLFPQLLPNLTKDSKILSFGSGFGRTETFLMEQGFEVTGYEPDVEKLEMMSDQTFRQLTGTFDDFAETVKNERYDVILIHNVLEYVPDRKVVLELLLPLLTDGGTLSIVKHSKYGSMIEMAAGRDNPQAALDVYENESVASHNHGDILVYDDDWLTDFVANYKLKLQEKFGIRHFYGISQNAEIKETDNWYQPMLKLEQKVAKDQTLYPVARLHHLIFKKTKENLL, via the coding sequence ATGACAAAACAAGAAAATTATTACGCAGAAGTTTTCGAAAAACCATGGGGTCGGATGTTCTATGACTTACTTTTTCCACAGCTCCTACCAAATTTGACAAAAGATTCAAAAATTCTGAGTTTCGGCTCTGGATTTGGTCGGACTGAAACATTTTTGATGGAACAGGGATTTGAAGTCACGGGCTATGAGCCTGACGTAGAAAAACTCGAGATGATGTCTGACCAAACTTTTCGTCAGTTGACAGGAACTTTTGACGACTTTGCAGAAACTGTTAAAAATGAGCGTTACGACGTAATTCTCATTCACAATGTCCTAGAATACGTCCCTGACCGAAAAGTCGTGTTGGAATTACTCTTGCCACTTTTGACAGATGGCGGCACGCTTTCTATTGTCAAGCACAGTAAGTACGGTAGCATGATAGAAATGGCAGCAGGACGTGATAATCCGCAGGCAGCGCTTGATGTTTATGAAAATGAATCTGTCGCTTCTCACAACCACGGCGATATCCTAGTTTATGACGATGATTGGCTGACAGATTTTGTGGCAAATTACAAACTGAAACTCCAAGAAAAATTTGGAATTCGTCATTTTTACGGTATTTCACAAAACGCAGAAATCAAAGAAACAGACAACTGGTATCAACCCATGCTTAAGTTAGAACAAAAAGTAGCGAAAGACCAAACGCTGTATCCAGTCGCACGATTACATCATTTGATATTTAAAAAAACTAAGGAGAATCTGTTATGA
- the rbfA gene encoding 30S ribosome-binding factor RbfA: protein MANHFRTDRVGMEIKREVNEILQKKVRDPRVQGVTVTDVQMVGDLSMAKVYYTIMSDLASDNQKAQIGLEKATGTIKRELGRKLTLYKIPDLVFEKDQSIEYGNKIDQMLRALEQKD from the coding sequence ATGGCAAACCATTTTCGTACAGACCGTGTTGGGATGGAAATCAAGCGTGAAGTCAATGAGATTTTACAAAAGAAAGTCCGTGATCCCCGTGTGCAAGGTGTAACCGTCACTGATGTTCAGATGGTTGGTGATTTATCGATGGCCAAAGTGTACTACACAATAATGAGTGATTTGGCTTCCGATAATCAAAAAGCACAGATTGGTTTGGAAAAAGCAACAGGAACGATTAAAAGGGAACTTGGTCGTAAGTTGACACTTTATAAGATTCCTGATTTGGTCTTTGAAAAAGATCAATCAATAGAGTATGGAAACAAAATTGATCAAATGCTCCGTGCTCTCGAACAGAAAGATTAA
- a CDS encoding translation initiation factor IF-2 translates to MSKKRLNEIAREIGVSSKEVVAKAQELGFDVKSHASSVDDASAKRLAESFGAKQPVQANSVEAVTRVAEAPKVETAKVETAKVEKVATSEPVSKEVPKVTGTQTTAHRPQSRNFKAEREARAKEQAAKRAQGQQGKAGHQAKNGQERRDNRQQGQGRPNNDRNERNDPREPRRDKRTEDRKENRFADRREGRDNRRQDNRSGQQNGFGRKQEVKKVEKPKIDFKARAAALKAEQNADFARTSEERFRQAQEAKKQPKKPKEVKFEEPVVESKPFVKPTPVATVSEQVAETTVDTRPKKHARPNKKRDFIGDEEDGPRKQQRNRNSQNQVRNQRTSNWNNNKKNKKGKTNQPIKPVTERKFHELPTEFEYTAGMTVAEIAKRIKREPAEIVKKLFLMGVMATQNQSLDGDTIELLMLNYGIEAKEKVEVDNSDIERFFVEEGYLNEDAMTERPPVVTIMGHVDHGKTTLLDTLRNSRVATGEAGGITQHIGAYQIEEAGKKITFLDTPGHAAFTSMRARGASVTDLTILVVAADDGVMPQTIEAINHSKAANVPIIVAINKIDKPGANPERVIGELAEHGVISTAWGGESEFVEISAKFNQNIDELLETVLLVAEIQELKADTTVRAIGTVIEAHLDKGKGAVATLLVQQGTLNVQDPIVAGNTFGRVRAMTNDLGRRVKVAGPSTPVSITGLNEAPMAGDHFAVYEDEKSARAAGEERAKRALLKQRQATQRVSLENLFDTLKAGEVKSVNVIIKADVQGSVEALASSLQKIEVEGVKVNIVHSAVGAINESDVTLAAASNALIIGFNVRPTAEARSQAETDDVEVRLHSIIYKVIEEMEDAMKGMLDPEYEEKIIGEAIIRETFKVSKVGTIGGFMVIRGKVTRDSSVRVIRDGVVVFDGQLASLKHYKDDVKEVGNAQEGGLMIENYNDLRVDDTIEAYIMEEIKK, encoded by the coding sequence TTGTCTAAGAAGAGATTGAATGAAATCGCCCGAGAAATAGGCGTCAGTAGCAAGGAAGTTGTTGCTAAGGCTCAAGAATTGGGATTTGATGTAAAAAGCCACGCTTCTAGTGTGGATGATGCAAGTGCAAAGCGTCTGGCGGAAAGTTTTGGAGCGAAGCAACCAGTCCAAGCTAATTCTGTAGAAGCAGTTACTCGAGTTGCGGAAGCACCAAAAGTAGAAACTGCAAAAGTAGAAACTGCAAAAGTAGAAAAAGTCGCTACTTCAGAACCAGTATCAAAAGAAGTGCCTAAAGTAACAGGGACACAAACTACTGCGCACCGACCACAGAGTCGCAACTTTAAAGCTGAGCGTGAAGCACGTGCCAAAGAACAGGCAGCTAAACGAGCTCAAGGCCAACAAGGAAAAGCTGGTCATCAAGCTAAGAATGGTCAAGAACGTCGTGATAACCGTCAACAGGGTCAAGGACGACCAAATAATGATCGAAATGAACGAAATGATCCCCGCGAACCACGTCGCGACAAGCGAACAGAAGATCGGAAGGAAAACCGTTTTGCTGACCGACGTGAAGGACGAGATAACCGTCGTCAGGACAACCGGTCCGGTCAACAGAATGGGTTTGGCCGTAAACAAGAAGTCAAAAAGGTTGAGAAACCTAAGATTGATTTCAAAGCCCGTGCAGCTGCTCTAAAAGCAGAGCAGAATGCAGATTTTGCTCGTACAAGTGAAGAACGATTCCGTCAGGCTCAAGAAGCTAAGAAGCAACCTAAGAAGCCAAAAGAAGTTAAGTTCGAAGAACCGGTTGTAGAAAGCAAACCATTTGTGAAACCTACACCAGTTGCAACAGTATCAGAGCAAGTGGCAGAAACTACTGTAGATACCCGTCCTAAGAAACATGCTCGACCAAATAAAAAACGTGACTTCATTGGTGACGAAGAAGATGGTCCTAGAAAACAACAAAGAAATCGAAATAGTCAAAATCAAGTGAGAAATCAAAGAACAAGTAACTGGAATAACAACAAGAAAAACAAAAAAGGCAAGACAAATCAGCCTATTAAGCCTGTCACAGAACGCAAGTTCCATGAATTGCCAACAGAGTTTGAATATACAGCTGGCATGACCGTTGCTGAGATTGCTAAACGGATCAAACGTGAGCCTGCTGAAATCGTGAAAAAGCTCTTCCTTATGGGCGTAATGGCAACTCAGAACCAATCTCTTGATGGAGATACTATTGAGCTCCTCATGCTTAATTATGGTATTGAAGCGAAAGAAAAGGTTGAGGTCGATAACTCAGATATCGAGCGTTTCTTCGTAGAAGAAGGCTATCTTAATGAGGACGCAATGACAGAACGTCCACCGGTTGTGACCATTATGGGACACGTTGACCATGGTAAAACAACCTTGTTGGATACCCTACGTAATTCTCGTGTGGCTACAGGGGAAGCTGGTGGCATCACACAGCATATCGGTGCCTACCAAATTGAGGAAGCTGGTAAGAAAATCACCTTCTTAGATACTCCAGGACACGCGGCCTTTACTTCTATGCGTGCGCGTGGAGCATCTGTTACAGACTTGACTATTCTAGTCGTTGCTGCAGATGATGGTGTTATGCCACAAACGATTGAAGCAATCAATCACTCAAAAGCTGCGAATGTTCCAATTATTGTTGCCATCAACAAGATTGATAAACCAGGTGCTAATCCTGAGCGCGTGATTGGTGAATTGGCAGAACATGGAGTTATCTCAACTGCATGGGGTGGTGAATCTGAATTTGTAGAAATCTCTGCCAAATTCAATCAAAATATTGATGAGTTGTTGGAAACAGTTCTGTTAGTTGCTGAAATTCAAGAACTGAAGGCAGATACAACTGTACGCGCAATCGGTACAGTTATTGAAGCTCACTTGGATAAAGGAAAAGGTGCGGTTGCTACCCTACTAGTCCAACAAGGAACATTGAATGTGCAGGATCCAATTGTTGCAGGGAATACCTTTGGTCGTGTTCGTGCCATGACCAATGACCTTGGACGTCGTGTGAAGGTTGCTGGTCCATCTACACCTGTCTCTATCACAGGATTGAATGAAGCACCAATGGCTGGTGATCATTTTGCAGTCTATGAAGATGAGAAATCTGCTCGTGCAGCTGGTGAAGAACGCGCAAAACGTGCCCTTCTCAAGCAACGTCAAGCAACACAACGTGTTAGTCTTGAAAACCTTTTTGATACACTTAAAGCAGGTGAAGTTAAGTCTGTTAATGTTATCATTAAAGCTGACGTACAGGGTTCTGTAGAAGCACTCGCATCATCACTTCAAAAAATTGAAGTAGAAGGTGTCAAAGTGAATATCGTCCATTCAGCAGTTGGTGCCATTAATGAATCAGATGTCACTTTGGCTGCGGCATCCAATGCATTAATTATTGGTTTCAACGTTCGTCCAACCGCAGAAGCGCGCAGTCAAGCCGAAACTGACGATGTTGAAGTACGCCTTCATAGCATTATCTACAAGGTCATCGAAGAGATGGAAGATGCGATGAAAGGGATGCTTGATCCTGAATACGAAGAAAAAATCATTGGTGAAGCGATCATACGTGAAACCTTTAAGGTATCCAAAGTTGGAACAATCGGTGGTTTCATGGTCATTCGTGGTAAAGTTACCCGTGATTCAAGTGTTCGTGTTATTCGTGATGGAGTTGTTGTATTCGATGGTCAATTAGCAAGCTTGAAGCATTATAAAGATGATGTGAAAGAAGTCGGTAATGCTCAAGAAGGTGGATTGATGATTGAAAATTACAATGACTTGAGAGTTGATGATACGATTGAAGCCTATATCATGGAAGAAATCAAAAAATAA
- a CDS encoding colicin lysis protein: protein MKKLISRIMLVSTVVLLAACQSTQTKEDETSHTSSSSQVTTSSDQQSIPESSSEPTSSSDSQTEASSTNTQTIPTVYQSVIDRYQANLGQVSEAINQDEVSSYLSLLTSQGQEYSGAFYSLYDIDQDGTEELLLALNKSGDYTLIDLYTQLTGENLRLVDNFRNIGFEIGPDAILRPLQDGTYLFEGGGVYRIYQYNAMIPGLKRISESDTNPETSPLLDLSSLNWVKL, encoded by the coding sequence ATGAAAAAGCTTATTAGTCGTATAATGTTGGTATCCACGGTTGTGTTATTAGCAGCATGTCAATCCACTCAAACCAAGGAAGACGAAACTTCCCATACTAGTTCATCGAGCCAAGTTACAACTAGTTCGGACCAACAATCTATCCCAGAGTCTTCCTCAGAGCCTACATCTAGTTCAGATTCACAAACCGAAGCATCGTCTACAAATACTCAGACGATACCGACTGTGTACCAGTCCGTTATCGATCGTTACCAAGCTAATTTAGGTCAGGTTTCTGAAGCGATCAATCAGGACGAGGTTAGTAGTTATCTAAGTTTACTGACGAGTCAAGGCCAAGAATACAGCGGAGCATTTTATAGCCTATACGATATTGATCAAGATGGGACAGAGGAATTGCTCTTAGCCTTGAATAAATCTGGTGACTATACCCTCATTGATCTTTACACACAGCTAACTGGGGAGAATCTCCGTTTAGTAGATAATTTCCGAAATATTGGTTTTGAAATTGGCCCGGATGCAATTCTTCGTCCTTTACAGGATGGAACCTATTTATTTGAAGGGGGTGGAGTATACCGGATTTATCAGTACAATGCAATGATTCCAGGATTGAAACGGATTTCTGAATCAGATACTAATCCTGAAACATCCCCTTTACTTGATTTATCAAGTTTAAATTGGGTTAAATTATAG
- a CDS encoding YlxR family protein: protein MAKARKIPLRKSVVSGEIIDKRDLLRIVKNKEGQVFIDPTGKANGRGAYIKLDNEEAIQAKKRHVFDRSFSMEVAEEFYDELIAYVDHKVKRRELGLE from the coding sequence ATGGCAAAAGCTAGAAAAATACCCTTGCGCAAGTCTGTGGTGTCCGGTGAAATCATCGACAAACGGGATTTGCTCCGTATTGTAAAAAATAAAGAAGGCCAAGTATTTATCGATCCAACTGGCAAGGCAAATGGGCGTGGAGCCTATATTAAGCTCGATAATGAGGAAGCAATTCAGGCGAAAAAACGTCATGTTTTCGACCGTTCCTTCAGTATGGAAGTAGCTGAGGAGTTTTATGATGAGTTGATTGCCTATGTTGATCATAAGGTCAAGAGGAGAGAACTTGGACTCGAATAA
- a CDS encoding YlxQ-related RNA-binding protein — MLIIRSRGENLDSNKRWKILNLLGLAQRAGRLTSGEDLVVEAIQKGQAKLVFLANDAAENLSKKVTDKSHTYQVEVVTMFSTLELSAAVGKARKVIAVTDAGFTKKMRSIME, encoded by the coding sequence ATGTTGATCATAAGGTCAAGAGGAGAGAACTTGGACTCGAATAAGAGATGGAAAATCTTAAATCTATTGGGATTGGCGCAGCGTGCTGGTCGTCTCACCTCTGGTGAGGACTTGGTTGTTGAAGCAATCCAAAAAGGGCAGGCAAAGTTGGTGTTTTTAGCCAACGATGCGGCTGAAAATTTAAGTAAAAAAGTAACAGATAAAAGTCATACCTATCAAGTAGAAGTTGTAACAATGTTTTCAACACTGGAATTGAGTGCAGCTGTCGGCAAGGCTAGAAAAGTCATTGCAGTGACAGACGCTGGATTTACAAAGAAGATGAGGTCTATTATGGAATAG
- a CDS encoding sortase has protein sequence MFLFHFTINETLTYEVDQIRVVFPTNLTDLAMVNDEDYCTWVTCTPYEINAHRLLVRGHRISNVDGDVKLVADALQIKPLLVALILAIPVLLGLILFTYVSTSSFIQKRKVNFEEYDGLNYRMDGLHAQVVSAMGEDMKRI, from the coding sequence CTGTTTTTGTTTCATTTTACTATAAATGAGACCTTGACATATGAGGTTGATCAAATAAGAGTTGTTTTTCCGACAAATTTAACCGATTTGGCGATGGTGAATGATGAGGATTATTGTACGTGGGTAACTTGTACTCCTTATGAAATTAATGCTCACCGACTGCTAGTTCGTGGTCATCGTATTTCTAATGTCGATGGGGATGTGAAGCTAGTAGCTGATGCTTTACAAATTAAGCCACTTCTTGTAGCACTGATTTTAGCGATACCTGTTTTGCTCGGTTTGATTTTGTTTACCTATGTTTCGACCAGTTCATTTATCCAAAAGCGGAAAGTAAATTTTGAAGAATATGATGGGCTAAATTATAGAATGGATGGACTTCATGCACAGGTAGTATCTGCTATGGGAGAGGATATGAAGAGGATATAA
- a CDS encoding carbohydrate-binding domain-containing protein yields the protein MKTNFKKLLYSGVTLMSIGVLAACSSTSSSTTTSSSTATSQSSAATTSSNSTSSDSSSSSSSIDWSALPTTEVTLSNDGLKITEGGTYILTGSTTAGITVETDANVRIILAGAEISSSDTAAINVISADNVELELQDGTTNTVKDTSNHTDTNIEGAIHVEADLTITGNGSLTVEGNFQDGIVSTDDLVIDAGNITVTAVDDGIRGKDSLTINGGTINVTAGGDGIKSTNDTDTTKGYTTITGGEITVKAGDDGIKAETALTINGGTISVPESVEALEGTNITINGGTIDVYGSDDAINAASTMSSDIFIKVTGGDLTVAVGSGDTDAFDANGDIYISGGTIDVTAQSAFDFDGTAELTGGTVTVNGEQITQITATGPGAGGHGGW from the coding sequence ATGAAAACAAATTTTAAAAAACTACTTTATTCAGGTGTCACGTTGATGAGTATCGGTGTCTTGGCGGCTTGTTCATCAACTTCTAGTTCAACGACAACATCAAGTTCTACAGCTACAAGTCAATCAAGTGCAGCAACTACTTCCAGCAATAGCACATCATCTGACTCAAGTTCATCATCATCTTCTATTGACTGGTCAGCCCTTCCTACTACAGAAGTAACGCTTTCAAATGATGGATTGAAAATAACGGAAGGTGGAACCTATATTCTAACAGGTTCAACAACTGCAGGTATAACGGTTGAAACAGATGCAAATGTCCGTATCATTTTAGCAGGTGCCGAGATTTCAAGCTCAGATACTGCCGCAATCAATGTTATTAGTGCGGATAATGTTGAGTTGGAACTTCAAGATGGAACGACAAACACTGTGAAAGACACGAGCAATCACACTGATACAAATATTGAAGGTGCTATTCATGTTGAGGCGGATTTAACTATTACGGGGAATGGTAGCCTGACAGTAGAAGGAAACTTCCAAGATGGTATTGTCTCAACTGATGATTTAGTTATTGATGCAGGAAATATCACTGTGACAGCAGTGGATGATGGTATCCGTGGTAAGGATTCATTGACAATCAATGGTGGTACAATCAATGTAACAGCAGGTGGTGATGGTATCAAGTCTACAAATGATACAGATACTACCAAAGGTTATACAACTATTACAGGTGGTGAAATTACTGTAAAAGCAGGAGATGATGGTATCAAAGCAGAAACAGCCTTGACAATTAACGGCGGTACAATTTCTGTACCAGAATCAGTAGAAGCCTTGGAAGGAACCAATATCACAATAAATGGTGGTACTATCGATGTCTACGGATCGGATGATGCTATTAATGCGGCAAGTACAATGTCTTCAGATATCTTTATCAAGGTAACTGGCGGTGACTTGACAGTCGCTGTAGGTAGTGGGGATACGGATGCCTTTGATGCTAATGGAGATATCTATATCTCCGGAGGTACAATCGATGTAACAGCTCAATCTGCTTTTGACTTCGATGGAACCGCTGAATTGACAGGAGGTACTGTGACAGTTAACGGTGAGCAGATTACACAAATCACAGCAACAGGACCAGGTGCAGGTGGCCACGGTGGCTGGTAA
- the nusA gene encoding transcription termination/antitermination protein NusA translates to MSKEMLEAFSILEEDMGINKADIIDAVTESLRSAYKRRYGQSESAVIEFDEKKGDFHVFTVREVVDEVFDSRLEISLKDALAISSAYEMGDKIKFQEDPAEFGRVAAQSAKQTIMEKMRKQKRAITFNTYKQHENEIMSGTVERFDNRFIYVNLGTIEAQLSKQDQIPGEVFQSHDRIEVYVYKVEDNGRGVNVFVSRSHPEMIKRLMEQEIPEVYDGTVEIMSVAREAGDRTKVAVRSHNPNVDAIGTIVGRGGSNIKKITSKFHPARYDAKNDRMIPTEENIDVIEWVADEAEFIYNALAPAEVDQVLFDTEDGKHATVVVPDDKLSLAIGRRGQNVRLAAHLTGFRIDIKSASEYEAFEAEQYATDEVVEEVAEEQE, encoded by the coding sequence ATGAGTAAAGAAATGCTAGAAGCCTTCAGTATTTTAGAGGAAGACATGGGTATTAACAAAGCGGACATCATTGATGCTGTAACAGAATCACTTCGTTCAGCTTATAAACGCCGTTATGGTCAATCAGAATCAGCAGTGATTGAATTTGACGAGAAAAAAGGCGATTTCCATGTATTTACTGTTCGTGAAGTAGTAGATGAAGTATTTGATAGCCGACTAGAAATTAGTCTAAAAGATGCCTTGGCTATTTCATCAGCTTATGAAATGGGTGACAAAATTAAATTCCAAGAAGACCCAGCGGAATTTGGGCGTGTGGCTGCTCAATCAGCTAAACAAACCATCATGGAAAAAATGCGCAAACAAAAGCGTGCCATTACCTTCAATACTTACAAGCAACATGAAAATGAAATCATGTCAGGTACGGTAGAGCGTTTCGACAATCGCTTTATCTATGTCAACCTTGGTACAATTGAAGCTCAGTTATCAAAACAGGATCAAATTCCTGGTGAGGTTTTCCAATCTCATGATCGCATCGAAGTCTATGTCTACAAGGTAGAAGACAATGGTCGTGGTGTTAACGTATTTGTCAGTCGTAGCCATCCAGAAATGATCAAACGCCTCATGGAACAGGAAATTCCAGAAGTATACGATGGAACAGTTGAAATCATGAGTGTTGCCCGTGAAGCTGGAGACCGTACGAAAGTGGCTGTTCGTAGCCATAATCCAAATGTAGATGCTATTGGTACTATCGTTGGTCGTGGTGGTTCAAATATTAAGAAAATCACTAGCAAATTCCATCCAGCTCGTTATGATGCTAAGAATGACCGCATGATTCCTACTGAGGAAAATATTGACGTTATCGAGTGGGTAGCTGACGAAGCTGAGTTCATCTACAATGCGCTTGCACCTGCTGAAGTTGATCAAGTATTGTTTGATACTGAAGATGGAAAACATGCTACAGTCGTTGTACCAGATGATAAGTTATCATTGGCAATTGGTCGTCGTGGCCAGAACGTTCGTTTGGCAGCACATTTGACAGGATTCCGTATCGACATCAAGTCAGCATCAGAATACGAAGCATTTGAAGCTGAGCAATATGCGACGGACGAAGTTGTAGAAGAAGTCGCAGAAGAACAAGAATAA
- a CDS encoding trimeric intracellular cation channel family protein, whose amino-acid sequence MEFDLFLMMCNYIGTIAFAVSGAVKGFKKKLDIFGISLLSIITAVGGGIIRDIMANRIPTALTDLTAVYLSLVVAIVMYLIVINLKQDKPLDKKMIHFLSQTNLIFDAIGLAIFALIGASTGVELQLNAVTSGILAALTGVGGGIARDLLVNETPIVLKEDVYAVLALFSGILYHLCVVDWRLPQIPVFITIFSLALLIRLLVIKYKINLPNMETKRKV is encoded by the coding sequence ATGGAATTCGATTTGTTTCTTATGATGTGCAACTATATTGGCACAATTGCCTTTGCTGTATCGGGTGCAGTAAAAGGTTTCAAGAAAAAGTTAGATATTTTTGGAATTAGTCTCCTCAGCATCATTACTGCTGTTGGTGGTGGCATCATTCGTGATATAATGGCAAATAGGATTCCGACTGCCTTGACCGACCTGACTGCAGTCTACTTATCTCTTGTTGTGGCTATTGTGATGTACTTGATTGTTATCAATCTAAAGCAGGACAAACCTCTTGATAAGAAGATGATTCATTTCCTTTCCCAGACAAACCTTATCTTTGATGCAATCGGTCTAGCCATCTTCGCCCTTATTGGAGCAAGTACAGGAGTTGAACTTCAACTAAATGCCGTAACGAGTGGTATTTTAGCAGCACTAACAGGAGTTGGTGGCGGAATTGCTCGTGATTTATTAGTTAATGAGACACCGATTGTCCTAAAGGAAGATGTCTATGCAGTGTTAGCACTCTTTTCTGGTATCTTATACCATCTCTGTGTTGTGGATTGGAGATTACCACAAATTCCCGTATTCATTACCATCTTCAGCCTTGCTTTGCTCATTCGACTTTTGGTCATTAAATATAAAATTAACCTTCCGAACATGGAAACAAAACGAAAGGTCTGA
- a CDS encoding TetR/AcrR family transcriptional regulator, whose protein sequence is MNDSAKTKQQQALILLLDKEEFDRISVSKICKEAGVHCSTFYSYYDNQFDLLEDTYQYLTQLFFAEFQLYHENSSAYLESNLLSNTHLIPYLQFVKDYQKIYKIYLSHELEFHHQERFDSLVSRIFTPRYQAQGIQDETRIAYMSSFFLAGITQVISKWLRNDCDKSIEEISDIIQTCIPKKYSHLN, encoded by the coding sequence ATGAATGATTCTGCCAAAACAAAACAACAACAAGCATTGATTCTCCTTTTAGACAAAGAGGAATTCGACCGCATTTCTGTCAGTAAAATTTGTAAAGAAGCCGGCGTTCACTGCTCGACTTTCTATAGTTATTACGATAATCAATTTGATTTATTAGAAGATACCTATCAATACCTGACCCAACTGTTTTTCGCAGAATTTCAACTTTATCATGAAAATTCTTCTGCGTATCTTGAGAGCAATTTGCTGAGTAATACTCACCTCATTCCTTACTTGCAATTTGTTAAAGATTATCAAAAAATTTACAAGATTTATCTGAGTCATGAATTGGAATTTCATCATCAGGAACGCTTTGACAGCTTAGTGAGTAGGATTTTCACACCGCGTTACCAGGCACAGGGCATCCAAGATGAAACCCGCATTGCCTATATGTCTAGTTTCTTCTTAGCGGGAATCACGCAAGTGATTTCCAAATGGTTGAGGAATGATTGTGATAAGTCCATTGAAGAAATATCCGATATTATACAAACCTGTATCCCTAAAAAATATAGTCATTTAAATTAG
- the rimP gene encoding ribosome maturation factor RimP, whose translation MSSIIDLVTAAITPAIQAPHELVDVEYGKMGGDYILSIFVDKEGGISLQDTADLSEVISPILDTIKPDPFPEQYMLEVTSPGLERPLKTADAVKKAVGKYIHVKLYQAIDKIKVFEGTLLSFDGTDLIMEYMDKTRKKEVTIPYQTVAKARLAVKL comes from the coding sequence ATGTCATCAATTATTGATTTGGTCACAGCAGCAATTACCCCCGCAATTCAAGCTCCGCATGAGTTGGTAGATGTGGAATATGGTAAGATGGGCGGTGACTACATTTTATCCATTTTTGTCGATAAAGAGGGAGGGATTTCTCTTCAAGATACGGCAGATTTGTCAGAAGTCATTAGTCCAATTTTGGATACGATTAAGCCGGACCCATTTCCGGAGCAGTATATGTTGGAAGTAACAAGTCCAGGTTTGGAACGTCCTTTAAAAACGGCAGATGCTGTTAAAAAGGCAGTTGGAAAGTACATCCATGTCAAGCTCTATCAGGCAATTGATAAAATCAAGGTTTTCGAAGGGACTTTGCTCTCCTTTGATGGAACAGACCTGATTATGGAATATATGGATAAAACCCGCAAGAAGGAAGTGACGATTCCTTACCAGACGGTGGCTAAGGCCCGATTGGCTGTCAAATTGTAA